The genome window AAGCCCGCGCCGATGAACCACAACAGCACGATGAAAGCGGGAAGAACCGCCCTCATCCACTTCTTCGCCAACATTGCAATCCTTCCGTAGTTATCTCCATGAAGAACTATATCGATGATGGAGATAGTTGACTAGTATTTAATTCGGAGGGGAAGAGGTGAATGATGGCTCCTACAGCACCCCGTGAACTCCTGGCCCTGCTTCAGCAGTTCACGGTTGAAACCGATCGGTACGTCGATACCGTCAGCGTTCGCGATGCCCTGCACCGTACGGACCTGAATGCGCTCGGCATCATGATGGGGGCCGCCCGCTCCGGGGCCACGGTGACTCCCGGCATGCTCCGGCAGGCGCTGAACCTCAGCTCGCCCGCAACCACCGCACTGATTGACCGGCTGGACTCTGCCGGCCACGTTCGCCGCTCGCGCAGCTCCGTGGACCGGCGGCAGGTGCACCTCGAGATGACCGAAAAAGCCCTCGATACCGGGTCCCGCCTGTTCGGTCCACTGGCCCGCCAGGTGGAGCAGTCGCTCAGTGAGTTTTCCCCCGACGAGCTTGAACTGCTTGCCCGGATGATGCAGAAGGTCACCGATGCAACCGTGCAGGCGCGCCAGCAGGCACTGGAGGACGGCCGGGAGTAACGTGTGACCATGAGG of Arthrobacter sp. JZ12 contains these proteins:
- a CDS encoding MarR family transcriptional regulator; the encoded protein is MAPTAPRELLALLQQFTVETDRYVDTVSVRDALHRTDLNALGIMMGAARSGATVTPGMLRQALNLSSPATTALIDRLDSAGHVRRSRSSVDRRQVHLEMTEKALDTGSRLFGPLARQVEQSLSEFSPDELELLARMMQKVTDATVQARQQALEDGRE